The following coding sequences are from one Microbacterium wangchenii window:
- a CDS encoding FAD-dependent monooxygenase yields MTAVSKVAIVGSGIAGLAAAIQLSKAGVHVDVFEAKPELTALGSGISLQGNALRVFDALGAWDDIRAAGFAFEGLTLRAPGPDAPVVAELPDVKTGGPDYPAGMGMPRAELARILLAHAERAGVTVHFGVRVTALEQSDASVELSVEGADARRYDLVIGADGLNSTVRELIGIDVKPQPTGMGIWRTFVSRPAEVQRSELYYGGPVYIAGYTPTGEDSMYAFLVEEAQDRSRVSDEEATRIMLAESRAYGGPWNHIRADLERGARAHYTWFTHHIVPAPWNRGRAVIIGDAAHSCPPTIAQGAAQGLEDAFVLTQLLTSRDELDQDLWDEFHARRLPRAQAVVDASVQLGQWQIDGDRDADAGGLIFGIAQKMAQPA; encoded by the coding sequence ATGACCGCAGTGAGCAAAGTCGCCATCGTCGGCAGCGGCATCGCCGGACTGGCCGCCGCCATCCAGCTGTCCAAGGCCGGTGTCCACGTGGACGTCTTCGAAGCCAAGCCCGAGCTGACCGCGCTGGGCTCGGGCATTTCGCTCCAGGGGAACGCCCTGCGCGTGTTCGACGCGCTCGGCGCGTGGGACGACATCCGCGCCGCCGGGTTCGCCTTCGAGGGCCTGACCCTCCGCGCGCCCGGCCCCGACGCTCCCGTCGTGGCCGAGCTGCCCGACGTGAAGACCGGCGGCCCGGATTACCCCGCCGGCATGGGGATGCCGCGGGCGGAGCTGGCCCGTATCCTCCTCGCTCACGCCGAGCGGGCGGGAGTGACGGTGCACTTCGGGGTGAGGGTGACGGCGCTCGAGCAGTCCGACGCATCCGTGGAGCTGTCCGTGGAGGGAGCGGACGCGAGGCGGTACGACCTCGTGATCGGCGCCGACGGGCTGAACTCCACGGTGCGCGAGCTGATCGGGATCGACGTGAAGCCGCAGCCGACGGGGATGGGCATCTGGCGGACCTTCGTCTCCCGCCCCGCCGAGGTGCAGCGCAGCGAGCTGTACTACGGCGGGCCGGTCTACATCGCCGGGTACACCCCCACCGGGGAGGATTCGATGTACGCGTTCCTCGTCGAGGAGGCGCAGGACCGGTCGCGCGTGAGCGACGAGGAGGCGACCCGCATCATGCTGGCCGAGTCGCGCGCCTACGGCGGGCCGTGGAACCACATCCGCGCCGACCTCGAGCGCGGGGCGCGGGCCCACTACACGTGGTTCACGCACCACATCGTCCCCGCTCCCTGGAACCGCGGGCGTGCCGTGATCATCGGCGACGCCGCGCACAGCTGCCCGCCCACGATCGCCCAGGGCGCCGCGCAGGGCTTGGAGGACGCGTTCGTGCTCACGCAGCTGCTCACCTCCCGCGACGAGCTGGACCAGGACCTGTGGGACGAGTTCCACGCGCGGCGGCTGCCGCGGGCGCAGGCGGTGGTCGACGCATCCGTCCAGCTCGGGCAGTGGCAGATCGACGGCGACCGCGATGCCGACGCCGGCGGGCTGATCTTCGGCATCGCCCAGAAGATGGCGCAGCCGGCATGA
- a CDS encoding amidohydrolase family protein, with the protein MTGPVSGAPGTGVTDVHAHLLLPSLHAEVERRVPELVAEAAALELRRHGAASQAVSGPMVGARIPKLTDVTVRLADMDAQGVDRQWVSASPNHFYPWAPEGLAVWVAGEANRLLAEHVAAAPDRLVGLGLVPLQHPERIVEYLDDAVLGRGLAGVEISSFAGDVELSDERLEPFWARAAELGIVVFLHPFGCSLDERLDRFYLANTVGQPTENAVALSHLIFAGVLDRHPGLQLVAAHGGGYLPTVIGRSDHAWRVRPDARGCAHPPSTYLRKLWFDTVVHDDRTLRALIEVAGEDRVVLGSDYPFDMGLDDPVATIRAAGLPEETTRRILAGNAAALLDARRHA; encoded by the coding sequence ATGACCGGCCCCGTGAGCGGTGCCCCTGGCACCGGCGTCACCGACGTGCACGCCCACCTCCTCCTCCCCTCGCTGCACGCCGAGGTCGAGCGTCGCGTCCCCGAGCTGGTCGCCGAGGCCGCCGCCCTGGAGCTGCGCCGACACGGCGCGGCCAGCCAGGCCGTGTCGGGGCCGATGGTCGGCGCCCGCATCCCGAAGCTGACCGACGTGACCGTGCGCCTGGCCGACATGGACGCGCAGGGCGTGGATCGGCAGTGGGTGAGCGCGTCGCCGAACCACTTCTATCCGTGGGCGCCCGAAGGGCTGGCCGTGTGGGTGGCCGGCGAGGCCAACCGGCTCCTCGCCGAGCACGTCGCCGCGGCACCGGATCGCCTCGTCGGCCTGGGCCTCGTGCCGCTGCAGCACCCCGAGCGCATCGTCGAGTACCTCGACGATGCCGTGCTCGGCCGGGGCCTCGCGGGCGTGGAGATCTCCTCCTTCGCCGGCGACGTCGAGCTGTCCGACGAGAGGCTCGAGCCGTTCTGGGCGCGGGCTGCCGAACTCGGGATCGTCGTCTTCCTGCACCCGTTCGGGTGCAGCCTCGACGAACGACTCGACCGCTTCTACCTCGCCAACACGGTGGGCCAGCCCACCGAGAACGCCGTGGCCCTGTCGCACCTCATTTTCGCGGGCGTGCTGGACCGCCACCCCGGGCTCCAGCTCGTCGCCGCCCACGGCGGCGGCTATCTGCCCACGGTCATCGGCCGCTCCGACCACGCGTGGCGCGTGCGCCCGGACGCCCGCGGCTGCGCGCATCCGCCCTCGACCTACCTGCGCAAGCTGTGGTTCGACACCGTCGTGCACGACGACCGCACGCTGCGCGCGCTCATCGAGGTCGCCGGAGAGGATCGCGTCGTGCTGGGCAGCGACTACCCGTTCGACATGGGGCTGGACGATCCGGTCGCCACGATCCGCGCGGCGGGACTGCCCGAGGAGACCACGCGTCGCATCCTCGCCGGTAATGCCGCCGCACTGCTGGATGCCAGGAGGCACGCATGA
- a CDS encoding fumarylacetoacetate hydrolase family protein — translation MRIARWRDGAAIAEGFVEADHVVPFADGGSVASVLAAGLDAAHELHARTLRDARGRRPMSEVRLLAPVAPPSVRDFVTFEEHVEGVSAGVEGKSNVADEWYDAPTFYFTNPHTILGPGEPVRPPATERLDFELELAAVIGGVPGSDGANLDPEAAAGHIFGYTIMNDWSARDLQAREMKVRLGPCKGKDFGTSLGPWIVTADELAPLLDDDGYLAVRAEVRVNGELIGDDLMSNMGWPFPELVAYASRNSRVVPGDVLGSGTVGNGGCLGELWGRNGRLSPPPLAEGDVVAMSIEGVGELTAAVGPAVDGGPIAVARPRPRRRHRA, via the coding sequence ATGAGAATCGCCCGGTGGCGCGACGGCGCCGCGATCGCGGAAGGCTTCGTGGAGGCCGATCACGTCGTCCCGTTCGCCGACGGGGGGAGCGTCGCGAGCGTCCTCGCCGCGGGCCTGGATGCCGCGCACGAGCTGCACGCCCGGACCCTGCGCGACGCGCGCGGACGCCGACCGATGTCGGAGGTGCGCCTGCTGGCACCCGTGGCGCCCCCGTCGGTGCGCGACTTCGTGACCTTCGAGGAGCACGTGGAGGGCGTGAGCGCCGGTGTCGAGGGCAAGAGCAACGTCGCCGACGAGTGGTACGACGCCCCCACGTTCTACTTCACCAATCCGCACACCATCCTCGGCCCCGGCGAGCCGGTGCGCCCGCCGGCCACCGAACGGCTCGACTTCGAACTGGAGCTCGCCGCCGTCATCGGCGGCGTGCCCGGCTCCGACGGTGCGAACCTCGACCCCGAGGCGGCGGCGGGCCACATCTTCGGGTACACGATCATGAACGACTGGTCGGCGCGCGACCTGCAGGCCCGCGAGATGAAGGTGCGCCTGGGGCCGTGCAAGGGCAAGGACTTCGGCACGAGCCTCGGTCCGTGGATCGTGACCGCCGACGAGCTCGCCCCGCTCCTGGATGACGACGGCTACCTCGCGGTTCGCGCGGAGGTGCGCGTCAACGGCGAGCTCATCGGCGACGACCTCATGTCGAACATGGGCTGGCCCTTCCCCGAACTGGTCGCCTACGCATCCCGCAACTCCCGTGTCGTCCCCGGTGACGTGCTGGGCTCGGGCACGGTCGGAAACGGCGGATGCCTCGGCGAGCTGTGGGGCCGGAACGGCCGGCTTTCACCGCCGCCCCTGGCAGAGGGCGACGTGGTCGCCATGAGCATCGAGGGTGTCGGGGAACTCACCGCTGCCGTCGGGCCCGCCGTGGACGGCGGGCCGATCGCGGTCGCCCGTCCGCGCCCCAGGCGCCGTCACCGGGCCTGA
- a CDS encoding dihydrofolate reductase family protein has protein sequence MRLVIHEFLSFDGVMQGPGGAEEDRSDGFDRGGWIAPFAAQPRWGQVVSDWFARADALLLGRSTYDMMHPYWSQVDDPDNPVGIALNSLPKYVVSSTLTGPAWHNTTVLPGDVVAEVERLKAAGDGELQVHGSWQLARTLHRAGLVDEYRLIRFPVAVGAGKRLFDADDPATGFRVVAASILDEGTTYHALQPAPFRTGGLDVVDGREVVLEE, from the coding sequence ATGAGACTCGTCATCCATGAGTTCCTGAGTTTCGACGGCGTCATGCAGGGTCCGGGCGGTGCCGAGGAGGACCGCAGCGACGGCTTCGACCGCGGCGGCTGGATCGCACCCTTCGCCGCTCAGCCCCGCTGGGGGCAGGTCGTCAGCGACTGGTTCGCGCGCGCGGATGCTCTGCTGCTGGGCCGCTCGACCTACGACATGATGCACCCGTACTGGAGCCAGGTCGACGACCCCGACAACCCGGTCGGCATCGCTTTGAACTCACTGCCCAAGTACGTCGTCAGCTCGACCCTGACCGGCCCGGCGTGGCACAACACCACCGTCCTCCCGGGGGACGTGGTGGCCGAGGTGGAGCGCCTCAAGGCCGCCGGAGACGGCGAGCTCCAGGTGCACGGCAGCTGGCAGCTCGCCCGCACCCTGCATCGGGCCGGCCTTGTGGATGAGTACCGGCTCATCCGGTTCCCCGTGGCCGTGGGCGCAGGAAAGCGGTTGTTCGACGCGGACGACCCCGCGACCGGGTTCCGGGTCGTGGCGGCGTCCATCCTCGACGAGGGCACCACCTATCACGCCCTCCAGCCCGCACCGTTCCGCACGGGAGGGCTCGACGTCGTCGACGGCAGAGAGGTCGTGCTGGAGGAGTGA
- a CDS encoding ArsR/SmtB family transcription factor: MASDELSRTFGALADPTRRRLLGHLLEGPATVTALAEPIALTLAAVSKHLRVLEEAGLVRRERNGQYRPVLLDVRPLQAVSQWLRDYEAFFQRSFDALEEHLATGARIPPPPDPHDKERRRS, encoded by the coding sequence GTGGCCTCGGACGAACTGAGCCGGACGTTCGGCGCACTGGCCGACCCCACCCGCCGGCGGCTTCTCGGGCACCTGCTCGAGGGGCCGGCGACGGTCACTGCGCTCGCAGAGCCGATCGCACTCACCCTCGCGGCGGTGTCGAAGCATCTTCGCGTGCTGGAAGAAGCGGGGCTGGTCAGGCGCGAACGCAACGGGCAGTACCGCCCGGTTCTGCTGGACGTGCGTCCGTTGCAGGCGGTGTCGCAGTGGCTCCGTGACTACGAGGCCTTCTTCCAGCGCAGCTTCGACGCGCTGGAGGAGCACCTCGCCACGGGCGCGCGCATCCCGCCCCCTCCCGACCCACACGACAAGGAAAGAAGGAGATCATGA
- a CDS encoding SRPBCC family protein, whose product MTNDTLIITRRFAAPTEDVFDAWITPTRFAQWFGGADAHVPVEELSLDPRVGGRWSATMHLPEGMILTWGGEYVEVTRPRRLAFTMSDEPGQPAGDPITVDFVETDGMTEMTLRQAGTGGFTEAEFEMTLAGYREYFNALERELITVH is encoded by the coding sequence ATGACGAACGACACGCTCATCATCACCCGCCGGTTCGCGGCACCCACCGAAGACGTCTTCGACGCCTGGATCACACCGACCCGGTTCGCGCAGTGGTTCGGCGGGGCCGACGCCCACGTACCGGTGGAGGAGCTGAGCCTGGATCCACGGGTCGGTGGCCGGTGGAGCGCCACGATGCACCTCCCCGAGGGGATGATCCTCACGTGGGGCGGTGAATACGTCGAAGTGACGCGGCCGCGGCGGCTCGCCTTCACGATGAGTGACGAGCCCGGTCAGCCGGCCGGCGATCCGATCACGGTCGACTTTGTCGAAACCGATGGCATGACGGAGATGACCCTGCGGCAGGCCGGTACCGGCGGCTTCACCGAGGCGGAGTTCGAGATGACCCTCGCGGGATACCGCGAGTACTTCAACGCCCTCGAGCGCGAACTGATCACAGTCCACTGA